From Saprospiraceae bacterium, one genomic window encodes:
- the lpdA gene encoding dihydrolipoyl dehydrogenase, producing MNKFDIIVIGSGPGGYVAAIRASQLGKNVAIVERESLGGICLNWGCIPTKALLKSAQVFEYLKHAEEYGIKLGDAKADFGQMVKRSRNVADGMSKGIQFLMKKNKIQVIYGTAKLTKSKSIEVTDAAGKKSSYQADHIILATGGRAKELPNLPIDGVHVIEYRKAMSLDKLPKKMVVVGAGAIGVEFAYFYSVLGTEVTIVEFMEQGLMPREDADISKELSKIFKKKGINTLANTSVEKIEKTKSGIKVITRDRKDGKEQVLECDVVLSAAGVSPNLQGIGAEDLGIAFENGLVKVDQYYKTNVAGIYAIGDIVPGPALAHVASAEGITCVEAICGHHPEPIDYHNIPGCTYCSPEIASVGMTEASAIAAGYEIRVGKFPFSASGKASASGAKEGFVKVIYDKKYGELLGAHMIGMNVTEMIAEIVVARKLETTGQEILKSIHPHPTMSEAVMEATAAAYGEVIHL from the coding sequence ATGAATAAGTTTGATATTATTGTAATTGGCTCAGGGCCAGGAGGATATGTAGCTGCCATCCGCGCATCACAGTTGGGCAAAAATGTGGCCATCGTGGAAAGAGAATCTTTGGGAGGTATCTGTCTTAATTGGGGTTGCATACCCACTAAAGCGCTTCTTAAATCTGCCCAGGTGTTTGAATATTTAAAGCATGCTGAAGAATATGGGATAAAGCTTGGAGATGCCAAAGCGGACTTTGGTCAAATGGTGAAACGCAGTAGAAATGTAGCAGATGGAATGAGTAAAGGCATTCAATTTCTGATGAAAAAAAATAAAATTCAGGTTATATATGGAACTGCAAAATTGACAAAATCCAAATCGATTGAGGTCACGGATGCCGCAGGTAAAAAATCAAGCTATCAAGCAGATCATATTATTCTTGCAACCGGCGGAAGGGCTAAGGAACTTCCAAATTTGCCGATTGATGGTGTCCATGTAATTGAATACAGAAAAGCGATGAGTTTGGATAAATTACCAAAGAAGATGGTTGTTGTTGGAGCAGGAGCGATTGGAGTTGAATTTGCGTATTTTTACTCTGTACTTGGTACGGAGGTCACGATTGTTGAATTTATGGAGCAAGGGTTGATGCCCAGGGAAGATGCAGATATAAGCAAAGAATTGTCCAAAATTTTTAAGAAAAAAGGAATCAATACTTTGGCTAATACCTCAGTAGAAAAAATTGAAAAAACCAAATCGGGGATTAAGGTAATTACCAGAGATCGCAAGGATGGCAAGGAACAGGTCTTAGAGTGTGATGTGGTACTTTCTGCTGCAGGAGTCAGCCCCAATCTACAAGGAATTGGAGCTGAAGATCTGGGCATTGCCTTTGAAAATGGGCTTGTCAAAGTTGACCAATATTACAAGACGAATGTAGCAGGAATTTACGCCATAGGTGACATTGTACCCGGACCTGCTCTTGCGCATGTAGCGAGTGCAGAAGGCATCACTTGTGTCGAAGCAATATGCGGGCACCATCCGGAACCGATTGATTACCACAATATACCAGGTTGCACCTATTGTTCACCTGAAATTGCATCAGTTGGCATGACAGAAGCTTCCGCGATTGCTGCCGGATATGAGATCAGGGTTGGTAAATTTCCCTTTTCTGCATCAGGTAAAGCAAGCGCATCGGGTGCAAAGGAAGGATTTGTCAAAGTGATCTATGACAAAAAATATGGAGAACTATTGGGAGCTCACATGATTGGCATGAATGTGACAGAAATGATTGCAGAAATTGTGGTTGCAAGGAAACTGGAAACTACCGGACAAGAAATACTAAAATCCATTCACCCCCACCCCACCATGTCAGAAGCGGTTATGGAGGCCACAGCTGCCGCCTACGGTGAAGTTATTCATTTGTAA
- a CDS encoding acyl-CoA thioesterase yields MSYNKTPESRLRVRFKDCDPLGHLYNTRFLEYMLESREDHIIDHYGLNLEEYARVHSRAWIVSAHQIVYLREAKRNEFIRIRSSLINLGKDFIVNEYQMWDDGITTLKSLMWTHFLHIDLSIKKLAPHNSEMTAKLENIRTIIDQNGFEERVKFLRNSGLQ; encoded by the coding sequence ATGAGTTATAACAAAACACCCGAGAGCAGATTAAGAGTGAGATTTAAAGATTGTGATCCGCTGGGTCATCTTTACAATACGCGATTTTTGGAATACATGCTTGAATCCAGAGAAGACCATATCATAGATCATTATGGTTTGAATCTTGAAGAATACGCCAGGGTTCATTCAAGAGCATGGATCGTAAGCGCACATCAAATCGTTTATTTAAGAGAGGCCAAACGCAATGAGTTTATTCGAATACGATCTTCACTGATTAATTTAGGCAAAGATTTTATTGTAAATGAATATCAAATGTGGGATGATGGTATAACAACATTAAAATCCCTTATGTGGACCCATTTTCTACACATCGATTTGAGTATTAAGAAACTTGCACCTCATAATTCTGAAATGACTGCAAAGTTAGAAAATATACGCACTATAATCGATCAAAATGGGTTTGAAGAAAGGGTAAAATTTCTGAGAAATAGTGGCTTGCAATAA
- a CDS encoding gliding motility-associated C-terminal domain-containing protein: MTFLAIWVSCLLFFHHPPANMQIRMDEICDNAIDDDGDGLIDLNDPDCICNGIRDTFFVPSGLIPNPSFEDYYSCPDTTAQLYKCQNWIQASNATSDYFNICDFWKDPVRGQPPLPLPAGDGFVGFLDIQNLGFGPYKEYVGACLTSPMMPGKEYTLKFWIGFGRRGEREFMGGYVGPRFLFNMAIFGNSNCSNLPFGNGQPNPYLCPTAYANSGWFEMTRLGISGANRWIRNTVKLRPNVPVETIVLGPACTVTDGNYFYWLDELILEETTRFDSFQFAIKGLPCQDTVKLEGQKSNISTIKYQWYKDGIAIIGATSHDYIIPTDQEGLYQLRASDGTDCELSNAFLYQLDHSFHFIDTVLCEGDYLEVEGTKIDKEGLYTFVKKKKTGCDSTIYIDLKLAQPKSFLIDTAVCRNTTIQINGTDFPNPGIFQQILRSQEGCDSVLDIRIKHIDFIQNNIDTGLCLGDYFIVGRDTLTQNGKYDYWYVSANGCDSLVSISLQFLRTDFVIDYHRICEGDSIQFGNQFYFKSGQFDEWNMNQFGCDSLSRLVLQVNKLDFVSFDTLICDGDYLIIDQVRFDKEGLYKIYLKNSNGCDSIIDLNLRINPSEYHRANALICEGTVLEIWGKSFQSAGTYLFSEKNALGCDEFYELELKTIPAYIEQLDTTICEQNSFHFRGTDYNMSGDYEVKVPSPLGCDSIFRLSLSIAPVTTQLIDTTICYGESIRINGQMIDKAGNYLFTEKSINNCDSIIELKLRIAPMLEAEALVRPIKCFGQSDAQIQLRLFGAYPPFEVSWSNGSKELLLDSLAPGVYDVFIRDQLGCITRRGFEILEPECFCFEFDKEDLYCFQDKGSLKIRHQSGGKPPFRYLLNGQSVEPENLVLDNLIPGDYELLILDDQACPVEYDFQIERKGNVTLDLGLDTVFMFVGDTANLNFGGVNLISDKLKIQWSQKDESQCDTCYKFQIVARDGLQYLTSIGIDEYGCEYQYQAIVIGKSGYWVPNVFTPNGDGVNDYFNLFTDLGFDHIDKMQIFDRWGGLIFESRSGKPNGPDGAWFGESKGRPVNPGVYTYLIFFNDRLGKQYKIAGDVTLIR, translated from the coding sequence ATGACTTTTTTAGCCATTTGGGTTAGTTGTCTTTTGTTCTTTCATCATCCTCCAGCGAATATGCAGATTCGTATGGATGAAATTTGTGACAATGCGATAGATGATGATGGAGATGGTCTTATTGATTTAAATGATCCTGATTGTATTTGCAATGGAATCAGAGATACCTTTTTTGTTCCCTCAGGATTAATTCCAAACCCATCATTTGAGGATTATTATTCCTGTCCTGATACAACAGCTCAATTGTACAAATGCCAGAATTGGATCCAGGCCTCCAATGCTACCTCTGATTATTTCAACATTTGTGATTTTTGGAAGGATCCTGTAAGAGGTCAACCTCCATTACCCTTACCGGCAGGGGACGGTTTTGTTGGTTTTTTGGACATTCAGAATCTTGGATTTGGACCTTACAAAGAATACGTCGGAGCCTGTCTGACAAGTCCAATGATGCCTGGGAAGGAATACACTTTGAAATTTTGGATTGGATTTGGCAGAAGAGGTGAAAGAGAATTCATGGGTGGATATGTTGGACCTCGATTTTTATTCAATATGGCCATTTTTGGTAATTCAAATTGTAGCAATCTGCCTTTTGGAAACGGCCAACCCAACCCTTATTTATGCCCAACAGCATATGCAAATTCCGGATGGTTTGAAATGACCAGATTGGGCATATCCGGTGCAAATCGCTGGATAAGAAATACGGTTAAATTGAGACCAAATGTACCAGTAGAGACGATCGTTCTTGGACCAGCATGTACGGTGACTGACGGCAATTATTTTTATTGGCTGGATGAATTAATTTTAGAGGAAACCACCAGATTTGATTCTTTCCAGTTTGCCATAAAAGGACTTCCATGTCAGGATACTGTAAAATTGGAGGGCCAGAAATCAAATATTTCTACAATTAAATACCAATGGTACAAAGATGGAATTGCAATTATTGGTGCCACCAGTCACGATTATATTATACCTACTGATCAGGAAGGTTTATACCAGTTACGGGCCTCAGATGGCACAGATTGTGAACTGAGCAACGCTTTCCTTTATCAATTAGATCATTCGTTTCACTTCATTGATACCGTATTGTGTGAGGGAGATTACCTAGAAGTTGAAGGAACCAAAATAGACAAAGAGGGATTGTACACCTTTGTAAAAAAGAAAAAAACTGGCTGTGACAGCACTATTTATATAGATCTCAAACTTGCTCAACCCAAATCTTTTTTGATTGATACGGCAGTATGTCGAAACACAACAATACAAATCAATGGAACTGATTTCCCAAACCCAGGGATTTTTCAACAAATTTTAAGGTCTCAGGAGGGCTGTGATTCCGTTTTAGATATTCGCATAAAACACATTGATTTCATTCAGAACAATATTGACACCGGACTGTGCTTGGGTGATTATTTCATTGTAGGGAGGGATACTTTGACCCAAAATGGCAAGTATGATTATTGGTATGTTTCGGCCAATGGCTGTGATAGCCTTGTTTCTATTTCTCTCCAGTTTTTACGTACAGATTTTGTCATTGATTACCATCGAATTTGTGAAGGAGACAGCATTCAATTTGGTAATCAATTTTATTTTAAATCTGGCCAGTTTGATGAATGGAATATGAATCAATTTGGTTGTGATAGCCTTAGCAGACTGGTATTGCAAGTGAACAAACTTGATTTTGTAAGCTTCGATACTTTAATATGCGATGGTGATTATTTGATCATTGACCAGGTTCGGTTTGACAAGGAAGGTCTATATAAGATATATTTGAAAAATTCAAATGGATGTGATAGTATCATTGATCTCAATTTGAGAATTAACCCATCTGAGTATCACCGTGCCAATGCTTTAATTTGCGAAGGGACTGTGCTTGAAATATGGGGCAAATCCTTTCAATCGGCAGGCACATACCTGTTCTCAGAAAAAAATGCTTTGGGTTGTGATGAATTTTATGAACTTGAGCTTAAGACCATTCCTGCTTACATTGAGCAACTTGATACGACAATATGTGAGCAAAATTCATTTCATTTCAGGGGAACTGATTACAATATGTCAGGTGATTACGAAGTAAAAGTTCCGAGTCCTCTTGGATGTGACAGTATATTTAGATTGTCCTTGTCCATTGCTCCTGTGACCACACAACTCATTGATACAACCATTTGCTACGGAGAATCGATTCGAATCAATGGGCAAATGATTGACAAAGCTGGAAACTATCTCTTCACCGAAAAATCAATAAACAATTGCGATTCAATTATTGAACTTAAGCTCCGCATTGCCCCTATGTTGGAAGCCGAAGCTCTGGTAAGACCAATTAAATGTTTTGGTCAGTCCGATGCACAAATACAATTGAGATTATTTGGGGCTTATCCTCCTTTTGAGGTAAGTTGGTCCAATGGGTCTAAAGAATTATTGCTGGATAGCCTAGCCCCCGGAGTCTATGATGTTTTTATTCGCGATCAGCTGGGCTGCATTACAAGAAGGGGATTTGAGATTTTGGAGCCAGAATGTTTTTGTTTTGAATTTGATAAAGAAGATTTGTACTGCTTTCAGGATAAAGGAAGTCTAAAAATTAGACATCAGAGTGGAGGAAAGCCACCTTTTCGATACTTATTAAATGGACAAAGTGTAGAACCGGAAAATCTTGTATTGGATAATTTAATACCCGGAGACTACGAATTGTTGATTTTGGATGATCAGGCTTGTCCTGTTGAGTATGATTTTCAAATCGAGAGAAAGGGAAATGTAACTTTGGATCTGGGCTTGGATACAGTTTTTATGTTTGTAGGGGATACGGCGAACTTGAATTTTGGAGGAGTTAATTTGATTTCAGATAAACTTAAAATTCAATGGTCTCAAAAGGACGAATCTCAATGCGATACTTGTTATAAATTTCAAATAGTTGCACGAGATGGATTGCAATACTTAACATCCATAGGTATAGATGAATATGGATGTGAATATCAATATCAGGCAATTGTTATCGGCAAATCCGGTTATTGGGTCCCCAACGTCTTTACACCAAACGGAGATGGTGTGAATGATTATTTCAATTTATTTACAGATTTGGGATTTGACCATATTGATAAAATGCAGATATTTGATCGATGGGGAGGTTTGATTTTTGAATCAAGATCTGGCAAACCCAATGGGCCAGATGGTGCTTGGTTTGGTGAATCAAAAGGCAGGCCAGTCAATCCGGGAGTTTATACCTACTTAATATTCTTCAATGACAGATTGGGAAAGCAATATAAGATTGCTGGCGATGTCACACTGATCAGATAA
- a CDS encoding T9SS type A sorting domain-containing protein → MGFLRFFIYLLIFSSISVNLTAQSGYRLVKVLKDRNQTETLNPCFLPKLIDSSSNGKITLNFVSSGKYELFYEPDSNFIGSDTVIVEARTTNDQSYKLVWYSFIFCYVNSYLETRQDYYLIDKNAGSTTVFPLLNDSTSIQGSDNIKITQIVNAHRLESVSFTDSTVSFTPMTDSVGKSTITYRVCDILGLCETNQIFINVVDPASATNDTILISTAENYSVTMALTLNNLNLTQNPKKGKVTIQGPSFKYQPHKNIFGKDTFLLGGSGYTTVVYVEIFDLPPSNSIIQEDKFITPVNQELSFDVSNNDVGPIVSKYPILIHDTVGLKGTLERLDTKGKFRFTPQTDYKGVQTFRYKVCPQGICEYATVVLLIGDCEPMTDHTYQFKTKRNTPLLLSYNIPVDAYDFSSSNPRISFYPGWDTIVVNYNNGCTSTIIGYNSLIYTPLLNTIGTETIEIEYCVNSNGRCVTAELNIETEYEQKNCIRQCVGDCVWPGDVDFNGRVDMNDLLHVAYQMGKEGESRIFTGNEFRSHKADDWDEDLANSSIDLKHADTDGNGIINEEDLNAIDANFYKEHSLIPDLVLPKDEFPFEVVNLTPGAVQGEWAVFEVRLGDSNDPAINLSGYAYQLDYNQNAVVDSTLEIQFYHKSWFSQNANTVNLFEKPWDGRLESGFARVGGSPSSGEGGVEIIVFIIEDNLDPFRRDDETLKIPFYFRNITKMDGDGIKSRLEDKTFVLEINKKKNHGELDLNKLLVFPNPAKDQIMVLLNGSNEMKSYSILGVDGRVISSNTIVQPKLENISLSNLGLADGIYLLRVETNLGPLVKKFIISN, encoded by the coding sequence ATGGGTTTTTTACGATTTTTCATCTACTTGCTGATATTCTCCTCAATATCAGTGAATTTAACTGCCCAAAGTGGTTATAGACTTGTAAAGGTTCTCAAAGACCGCAACCAAACAGAAACTTTAAATCCTTGTTTTCTTCCCAAACTAATTGATTCATCCTCAAACGGAAAGATCACACTTAATTTTGTCTCATCTGGCAAATATGAACTTTTTTATGAGCCTGATTCAAATTTTATTGGTTCTGATACGGTGATTGTTGAAGCCAGAACAACCAATGATCAATCCTATAAATTGGTTTGGTATTCTTTTATTTTCTGTTATGTTAACTCCTACCTTGAGACCAGGCAGGACTATTACCTAATTGATAAGAATGCGGGCTCGACGACCGTTTTTCCTTTGCTCAACGACTCCACAAGTATTCAAGGATCTGATAATATAAAAATTACTCAAATAGTAAATGCACATCGGCTTGAATCTGTTAGTTTCACGGATAGTACGGTTTCTTTTACACCAATGACGGATTCCGTGGGTAAATCCACCATTACTTATCGGGTTTGCGATATTCTTGGGCTTTGTGAGACCAATCAGATTTTTATTAATGTAGTTGATCCTGCGTCTGCAACAAATGACACCATTTTAATTTCAACCGCTGAAAACTACAGCGTGACCATGGCTTTAACGCTGAACAATCTTAATTTGACCCAAAATCCCAAGAAAGGGAAGGTGACGATTCAGGGCCCATCTTTTAAATATCAACCACACAAAAATATTTTCGGAAAAGATACCTTTTTATTAGGAGGGTCTGGCTATACCACCGTGGTTTATGTTGAAATATTTGATCTACCACCATCCAACAGCATTATTCAAGAGGATAAGTTTATTACCCCTGTAAATCAAGAGCTTAGTTTTGATGTAAGCAATAATGATGTGGGTCCCATTGTCAGTAAATACCCCATACTTATACATGATACGGTTGGATTAAAAGGTACTTTGGAGCGTTTGGATACCAAAGGCAAATTTAGATTTACCCCTCAAACTGACTACAAAGGTGTTCAAACATTTAGATATAAAGTTTGTCCTCAGGGAATTTGCGAATATGCGACAGTGGTATTATTGATTGGTGATTGTGAACCAATGACGGATCATACTTACCAGTTCAAAACCAAAAGAAATACACCTTTGCTCCTAAGTTATAATATTCCGGTAGATGCTTATGACTTTAGTTCTTCCAATCCCAGAATCTCTTTTTACCCAGGATGGGATACTATTGTCGTAAATTACAACAATGGTTGTACAAGTACAATTATTGGATACAACTCTTTGATTTACACACCTTTATTAAATACAATCGGAACTGAAACAATTGAAATTGAATATTGCGTTAATTCCAATGGAAGGTGCGTAACTGCTGAACTAAATATTGAAACTGAATACGAGCAAAAGAATTGTATCAGACAATGTGTAGGGGATTGTGTTTGGCCTGGAGATGTTGATTTCAATGGGCGCGTGGATATGAATGATTTGTTGCATGTAGCATACCAGATGGGTAAGGAAGGAGAAAGTAGAATTTTTACAGGTAATGAATTTAGATCTCATAAAGCAGACGACTGGGATGAAGATTTAGCTAATTCATCGATCGATTTGAAGCATGCAGATACGGATGGTAACGGTATAATCAATGAAGAGGATTTAAATGCGATAGATGCCAATTTTTATAAAGAACACTCTTTGATTCCGGATCTGGTTTTACCCAAAGATGAGTTTCCATTTGAGGTGGTTAATCTGACTCCGGGTGCTGTGCAGGGAGAGTGGGCAGTTTTTGAGGTTCGGTTAGGCGATTCAAATGACCCGGCCATTAATTTATCTGGTTATGCCTACCAATTGGATTATAATCAGAATGCGGTGGTCGATAGTACCCTGGAAATTCAATTTTACCATAAAAGCTGGTTTAGTCAAAATGCCAATACGGTTAACTTGTTTGAAAAACCTTGGGATGGAAGATTGGAAAGTGGGTTTGCCAGGGTTGGTGGAAGTCCTTCTAGTGGAGAAGGTGGAGTAGAAATAATTGTATTTATTATAGAAGATAATCTTGATCCATTCAGAAGAGACGACGAAACTTTGAAAATACCATTTTATTTCCGGAACATTACCAAGATGGATGGAGATGGTATAAAATCTCGTTTGGAAGATAAGACTTTTGTCCTTGAGATCAACAAGAAGAAAAATCACGGAGAATTGGATCTAAATAAATTGTTGGTTTTTCCAAATCCTGCCAAAGATCAGATTATGGTTCTTCTCAATGGCTCAAACGAAATGAAGAGCTACAGTATTCTTGGAGTGGATGGCCGGGTAATAAGTTCCAACACCATCGTTCAACCCAAGCTTGAAAATATAAGCTTGTCCAATTTGGGGCTAGCTGATGGTATTTATCTTTTAAGAGTGGAAACCAACCTTGGGCCATTGGTTAAAAAATTCATCATAAGTAATTAA
- a CDS encoding phosphatidylserine decarboxylase family protein, with protein sequence MDIHKEGKNWVFGFLLFYVGMVLLLSWNDSFLAIPISLILGVFFLLILNFFRNPDRPIYSKDDRILYSPADGKIVVIEKTYEDEYFKDEKIQISIFMNPLNVHVNRYPVSGTVMYSKYHPGKYLVAWHPKASKENERTTVVLRRKDGKEILIRQIAGAVARRICNYAQEGQAVEQGEDQGFIKFGSRVDLFLPLNSSIKVEMNQIVKGNIDEIAHLD encoded by the coding sequence ATGGATATACATAAGGAAGGTAAAAATTGGGTTTTCGGATTTCTTTTATTTTATGTTGGAATGGTGTTGTTGCTGTCATGGAATGACAGTTTCCTTGCAATTCCCATATCATTGATTCTGGGAGTATTTTTTTTACTGATCTTGAATTTTTTCAGAAATCCGGACCGACCCATATATTCGAAGGATGATCGCATACTTTATTCTCCGGCAGATGGTAAAATAGTGGTCATTGAAAAGACCTATGAGGATGAATATTTTAAAGATGAGAAAATTCAGATTTCCATTTTTATGAATCCATTGAATGTTCATGTCAATCGATATCCCGTAAGTGGTACGGTCATGTATTCCAAATACCATCCAGGAAAATATTTGGTGGCATGGCATCCAAAAGCTTCAAAAGAAAATGAAAGAACTACAGTAGTGCTTCGCCGAAAAGATGGAAAAGAAATTTTGATCCGTCAAATTGCTGGCGCTGTCGCCAGAAGAATCTGCAATTATGCGCAGGAAGGTCAAGCAGTCGAACAAGGCGAAGATCAGGGTTTTATCAAATTTGGCTCAAGAGTGGATCTCTTCCTCCCATTAAATTCAAGCATAAAAGTTGAAATGAATCAAATTGTTAAGGGCAATATAGACGAGATTGCTCATTTGGATTAA